From a single Drosophila sulfurigaster albostrigata strain 15112-1811.04 chromosome 3, ASM2355843v2, whole genome shotgun sequence genomic region:
- the LOC133841195 gene encoding zinc finger protein 160, producing the protein MFKSERNSSACRALADTTTNTNEPSSACNSLSRMSLCRACLVLLGSQDVSYDLCREKELAVKFLGCMGSRAKGFPQDLLDSSMSCNVVLQCICECCYQLVQKFHDFQCMCEESQRNFDKIMLQVNAKDVEEIQENTIVETSLESPKNVEEIAQIQSSLVIEEIEKVYIVEDETAKETLGKERIPTSQRARGVRNKTECHICGRGFYKMSLYEAHMQKHRGEQPYKCTFDECGKTYARANLLTAHLREVHQNSTRIYACLEPNCNKVYTAARSLNYHIRRGHRKEESSAAHICDKCGKSYGRRAHLTRHQWVHKSKGERKFECNYCTQRFYTNQNMKDHLQRRHSHKPALRCRRCGRIFESRAALSNHTMKKHAKLRNKIK; encoded by the exons ATGTTTAAATCAGAACGAAATTCAAGCGCGTGCCGCGCACTTGCAGATACTACTACAAACACAAATGAGCCTTCCTCTGCCTGTAATTCCTTGAGCAGAATGTCACTATGTCGTGCTTGCCTCGTGCTGCTAGGCAGCCAAGATGTGTCCTACGATTTGTGCCGTGAAAAAGAATTAGCTGTCAAGTTTTTAGGTTGCATGGGGAGCCGAGCAAAAGGATTCCCTCAGGATCTGCTGGACAGCAGCATGAGCTGCAACGTTGTGCTGCAGTGCATCTGTGAGTGCTGTTATCAATTAGTGCAAAAATTCCATGATTTCCAATGCATGTGCGAGGAATCCCAGCGAAACTTTGACAAAATTATGCTGCAAGTGAATGCAAAGGATGTGGAGGAAATTCAGGAAAATACTATTGTTGAAACGTCGCTGGAGTCCCCTAAGAATGTGGAAGAAATTGCCCAGATTCAATCATCGCTGGTCATCGAAGAAATC GAAAAAGTCTATATCGTAGAAGATGAAACCGCCAAGGAAACGTTGGGTAAGGAGCGGATTCCCACTTCCCAACGAGCCCGTGGAGTACGCAACAAAACGGAATGCCACATCTGCGGACGTGGCTTCTACAAAATGTCCTTGTACGAGGCGCACATGCAGAAGCATCGCGGCGAACAGCCCTACAAGTGCACCTTTGATGAATGCGGAAAGACATATGCACGAGCCAATTTGCTGACTGCTCATCTTCGCGAGGTTCATCAGAACAGCACAAGGATTTATGCCTGCCTCGAACCCAATTGTAACAAGGTTTACACGGCGGCACGCAGTCTCAACTATCACATTCGGCGGGGTCATCGCAAGGAGGAGTCGAGTGCTGCTCACATTTGTGACAAGTGTGGAAAGTCGTATGGTCGACGAGCTCACCTTACGCGTCATCAATGGGTGCACAAGAGCAAGGGCGAGCGAAAGTTTGAGTGTAACTATTGCACACAGCGTTTCTATACGAATCAGAATATGAAGGATCATCTACAGCGACGTCATAGTCATAAGCCAGCTTtgcgttgtcgtcgttgtggACGCATCTTTGAATCTCGCGCTGCGCTGAGCAATCACACTATGAAGAAGCATGCGAAACTgcgaaacaaaataaaatga